The following nucleotide sequence is from Candidatus Zymogenaceae bacterium.
GTATCCCAGACCGAAGTAGATTGCCGCCATGCCCCCGGCGAAGACGCCCATGAGGGATTCGTATTCAGGGGTCAGGTTGGCGTATGAGGCGCTGAAAAACGAAAAGGCCGTTGCGAATATCAGCAGGAGATCCCACACGCTCGTCTTTTTCCGATGGGTGATGTTGTAGGAAAATGAGAGCGCCGCAAAGATGACGAGGAAGATGGTGAGAAACACCTGGGTGGGGACGAGATGGGATTCATGGATGTAATATTTATCCGCCCACAGGCCGAAGATGATGAGGGTGGCGAAAAACGCCAGGAAGTTGATGATCTTCCAGTTTTTCTGATAGGCCGCCGCAAGGACCCCCAGGTTCAGGACGGTCACAAAGGTCAACAGCGACACCTGGTGGTCGTCTGCAAATCCGAGGAGAAGCGGTGTCGCGAATCCACCGACGAGGACGATGATGAAAAGAGCGATGTCGTCGCCAACGGCGGAGAGGATCACCGCCGCCGCGGTGATGAATGCCACGGCGACCAGGGCCGCCCCATAGGGGATGAGGGCGTAGAAATCATGGGCGGCGAAGATCGAGACATATAATATGGCGATGCCCCCGCCGATGAGCCCCTGGGCGTAGATTCGATATGTACGGTAGAGATATTGACCCCAGCCGACGAGTCCAAGGCCGGAGAGTATTCCCAGGACGATCCTCCCGGTGGGGCCGATCCAGTTGTTGTCGAAGGCGTACTTGATGAAAAAAGCCACACCGATGACCACCGCAACGATGCCGATCCTATTGAGCCACCGGCCGCCGATGCGCGTTTCCAGAGACTCCCCCTCCGATTTTACCCGTTTTACCGGGCCGGGTTTTTTCGGTTTTTCCTCTTTCCGTGCGGGGACGGCGGCGGCCGGCTTTTTCGCCCGGTCCGCGGCGGTGATGTCGTCCGTCCGCTCAGGGCGTTCCTGTTCCGTCTCTTCCAGGCGGGAGAGCCTCTCTTTCAGAGAAGAGACCTCGCTCCTGAGAAGCTTCATCTCCTGGAGGATGGTATCGATGCGGTCGTCACCGCCCGTGCTGTTGTTGTTGCGGCGTCCGTTGTCGTCCATATGGTATTCTCCCGAGCCTTCTCTGTTCGGCCGGGGCTTTCATTCGTCCGGCGCGTTCTACGGGAACCGTGGTATGGTAGGGTTTGTCCGGCATAGATGAGACACTACCGGTTCCGCCCACCCGATCAAGCCTGTCCATTCACAGCCTCACGGCCATGACTGGGCCTGTCCAATCACAGCCTTACGGCTCTGATTGGGCTTGTCTATACATAACCGTAAGGCTATGTATAGGAAAACGAAAGGCGCTTGATAAAGCGCTCGTTGAATCTGGAATCCGAAGACAGCTCGATGTATTCGATACGTTCCGCCAGGGCTTCGATCTCCTCCCGGGCGCTCTCATCGGCCACCACGGAAGCGGCGCCCGTGAGGGCCGCGTCACCCACGAAATGGATAGACCCAATGAGCCCCGGAGGGATGATCCCCACGCCCACGATGCTTTCGGGCTTGAGGTAGTTGCCGAAGGCCCCGGCGATGAGTACCCTGTCCACATCCTCCCAGGCGAGGGAGGCCTCCATGAGGAGTATCTCTGCCCCGGTTTGAATCGCCCCCTTGGCGAGCTGCACCTGTCGGATATCCTTCTGGGTGATGCCCAAGATGCCGCCTATCCGGCTGTCGTTGTGGTTGGCGGAAGAGAGGACGAACTCGGTGCCGTTTTCGTCCTTTCTGATGCGCTCGGCCAGGGGGTTTTTGGCGCCCGGGGACGTGATCCTTCCCGCTTCGGTCAGGACCCGCGCCCGGAGCATCTCGGACACGGCGTCGAACAGGCCGGAGCCGCATATCCCCCTGGGCGGGACGTCTCCCTTGACGGTGACGGTGACATCGGTATCGGATATGACGACCCCCTCAATGGCGCCCAGGTCCGCCCGCATCCCGTGCGTGATCTGGGCCCCCTCAAAGGCGGGCCCGGCGGCCGCGGAGCATGCCAGTATCCGTCCACCGGCGCTCAGGACGATCTCGCCGTTGGTGCCGATATCGATGCCCAGCATGACCTGGCTGTCTTTGTGCATGCGCGCCGAATGGATGAAGGCCAGGGTGTCTCCGCCCACGTAGCCGGAGATTACCGGGAACAGGTACACATCGGCGTCCGGGTCCGTTTTCAGGCCCAGGTCGCCCGCCTTCTTCACCTGGGCGTCGGTAAAGGCCGGGGAGAAGGGGGCGAGGGCGATGGATGTGGGGTCGATACCGAAAAAGAGGTGCTCCATCGTCGGATTTCCCGCCACCGTGATGCGCGTGATGCGATCCGGAGTCGTTCCCAGGCGCTTGACCATCCGCTCTGCGAGTTCGTTTATCGCGCCCCCCGCAAGCCGTGTGAGCGTATTGAGGCTATCAGGGTTTTTCGATACGGCGTTGATACGGGAGATGACATCGGCGCCGTAGGGCGCCTGGGGATTGAGGGTGGAGGATTGGGCGTATATGCGGCCCGAGTTCAGAGAGACCAGGGCCGCGGCGATGCTGGTGGTTCCCAAATCCACCGCAAGACCCAGGCGCTCCTCACTTTCCGAGTGATCCGTGGATATCCTGACGTCGTCCCAGCTTCCCGCCGCCTCGTTTATTCTGAGCGCCGGGGGAACGTGGACCTCCATGCTGTCCGTAACCAGAACGCTGCAGGCCAGCCGGAGTCCCTCGGTCAGGACCGACTCCCGAAGGAACCGGCGATCGTTCTCCGTCGGCGGCGGGGCGTTGGTTGATATCCGCACCAGGCACTTGCCGCAGCGGCCCTCGCCGCCGCAGGGGAGCGTCAGGTGAATTCCAGCGCGATTGAGCGCCTCCACCAGCGGGGTGCCGGTCTCCACCGACAGGGTCATGTCGTCGGGAAGGATGGTGAGAATGCAGGGGCTCATGGGAGTGAGCGTTCCTTGTAATAGAATGGGGCGTCGATATACTCGATGTTATCCCGGACTGTTTTGATATACAGATGATGCAGTATCCGCATCTCCCGGGTCCCCTCGTCGTCGATGTTCGAGGAATACACCTCAAACAGCGGCAGATAGTTTCTTTTAAAACCGTCGTCATACAACGGCAGAGGGTAGAGAATCGTCGTCTGTTCGACGCCGGATTCATACAGCCTCCGGTTGTAGACCGGGAACAGGTAATCCCAGCGCGCCCTGGTTCCGTTGGTGTAGGTGATGGTCTGAAACTTATCGATCAGGAAAAATCGATAGGTGTCCTCCCGCTTGGTTTCGGATGCGAAGTGATATTCCTTGTAGACCGGGTAGAACAGGTACATGCTGGTGGTGATGTCTTCTCCCTCGATGGTTTCCGAGCGGCGATAGATCGGGGCGATCTCCGTGGTGCTGGAGATGTCCGACGTCGAAAAAGTAACAAACGGCCACAGGAAGGAATATTTCCGGTAGTTGACCCGCTCGTCATACGCGTAGGATACCAGGGAGAACGGCCAGACGATGGAGATCGTTTCGGAATAGGGCGATTGTTGGTAGGCGAAGAGCGGCAGCACCAGCACATCGGTGAGGGGCGCCTCGGTTTCCAGATATTGCCCCCTGACCGTGATGAAGGGGAAGAGGGCGGTGGTTTTGTATTCTCTGCCGGTGATCTCCTCGTGACCGAACAGCGGCAGGACCCGAAATCCCCAGCCCCCCTCGCCGGTCACCACACGAACGATCGGCCACAGAAATGTATCGGAGCGAAATCCCTCTTCCGTGCTCATCGAGTAAACCGGCCAGAACAGGAACATCGCCTCGTCCTTGCCGAACCTTTTTTTCAGCGTTCCGTAAACGGGGAATAATCCCCCGTATGGCTCATTGTCCTCGGAGGTCCCCCAGTAGAGGGGAAAGTAATCGTGATTGGTACGGAGCTTGTCGTCAAGGACTTCGTGGGTTTCGTCCTTGATGATCGGAAAGAGCATGAATTCCCGGTCCAGACCCCGCTGTTTGTATTTCCCGATCGGGTAGACCATATCCAGGACGGTCACGTCTTCGGTGTCATCTCTGAAGTAGGAAAAGACCGGGCGGAGGGCGATCTCACGGGTTTCTTCGGTACGGTGAAAGTATATCAGCGGCGTCAGCACCGACACCGTCACTGTCTGTCGGGCCTCGTCCTGGCTGTAGTAGAACAGCGGCCAGGCGTTTATCCTGTCTGTGCCTGCCGTGGCGCAGGAGACGGTGCCGAACATCAGGACGGGCATCAGGACGCACAAAACCGCCCGGCAGACACCATGTCGAAGAGGATGTATCATATCAGAAGATCAGGCCGAAGATCGTTGCCATGACGGAGATGGGCGTCTGCTCCTGGATTCCTTCCGCGGATTTCCTGAGTTCCCTCATGGCGTTTTCCGCCTCGGTGTAGAGGGAGTCGTCCTGGACCAGCCGTCCGATGGTTCCCTCTCCCTCCTCCACCTTGTCCGCCACATCCTTCAGGGCCCTGGTGGAGTCCTTGACGTCGTAGTAGAGGGATTCATCGGTCATCAATTTTCCCAGGGTTCCCTCTCCTGCATTCACCTTCGCCGTCATGATCCTGATGTTCTCGGATGCCTCACGGATGTTGCTGATGGTCGCCCGCATGTCCTCCTTGGCTTCCTCGGTGCCGAAGACCGCATTGATGTTTTCGGCCACGCCGGAGATTTCATCTGCGATATACTCCACATTTCTGAGTACCTCGCTGAGATCGACCGGAGAGATCGTGTTGGTGATGGTATCCCCGTCGGCAAGCTCGCCGGTCACGGGATCTCCCGGGGTGATCATCACGTACATATCTCCCAGGGCGCCGTATGTTCTCATCTCGGCCGTACCGTCCCGATAGATGGGCACTTCTTTGCGTATCGTCATCTTCACCCGCGCCCGTTCTCCGGCAAGTTCGATATCGGTAACATGCCCGATATCGACGCCCGCCACCGTTACCGGCCCGTTCAGGTCCAGACCCGACACATTATCAAACTCTGCGTACAGGGTGTAGCCGGTCTTGTGGGTCAGGGAGCGATCACCGACGAATAGGGTGATGATTGTAATAATAAAGATACCAAGCAGGATGAAGAAACCGACCCGTACTTCCGTATAGGTATTGTCTTCCATGGAGCTCTGTCCCCTCCTTCTTTGAGGTTGACATGAATTCTTACGTAAAAAAGCCCTCGTTATCGCTCACTGTTTCCGTTCATATAGCGGGCAATCACGGTATTCTCCGAAGAGCACAATTCATCCGGAGTGCCCTCGGCAATGATCTTCCCGTCGAATAACAGGGCGATCTTATCGGCGATGTTCATGGTAAATTCAATATTATGGCTGATCATGACGTATGTGCTTTTCTGAGTTCGGTGGAGACGTATGATCAGGTCGCGGATTGAGTTTTCCGTAATCGGATCCAGGCCCGCCGTGGGCTCGTCAAACAGGACGATTCTCGGATTCGTCACCAGCGCCCGGGCCAGGGCCACCCGTTTTTTCATACCCCCGGAAAGCTCGGCGGGGATTTTGTGTTCCATACCGGCCAGCCCCACCTCCTTGATGCCCTTCGTCACCAGCTTTTCGATCTCACTTTTCGGGAGGTTGAGACGCTCCTTGAGGGGAAACGCCACGTTATCCCACACGGTGATGGAATCAAACAGGGCTCCCTCCTGAAAGAGCATGCTGAACTGCTCTCGTATTTTGTCCATTTGCCGGTCGCCCAATTGGGTAATCTCCACGTCATCGATATAAATCTCGCCGCTGTCCGGCTTCAACAGGCCGATGATGTGCTTGATCAAAACGCTCTTCCCGGCGCCGCTGCGCCCCAGGATAACGTTAATGCTGCCGGTCTGAATCGTCAGGTTGACTCCCTTGAGAACCTCCTGATCTCCGAAGGATTTTTTTAAATTAACGATACGAATCATGCCGATATAACACGCTCATGTAAGGAATGTGAAAGCAAAAACATGCTTCGCCGGTGTTGGTCGGATTATCCGAACATCAGTGCTGAGAGAAAGTAATCGGCCACGACGATGGAGACGCAGCCGGTCACCACGGCCTTGTTGGTGGCTTTGCCCACCCCCTCGGCACCTCCCCGGGCGTTGAAGCCGTGAAAGCAGGCGATCAGCGTCAAGAGAAGGCCGAATACCACCGACTTGATCATCCCGTTGGTATAATCTTCGAGGTTGACGATTTCAGTGACGTTGGCCATGAAGAGGCCGCTGTTGATGCCCAGTAATTTTACGCCGACGAAGTAGGATCCCGCAAAGCCGGTAAGGGAAAAAATCGATGCCAGTATCGGCATCATGGTAATGCCGGCGACAAGTCGGGGAACCACCAGGTACTTGACCGGGTTGATCGACATGGTGATGAGGGCATCGATCTGTTCGGTCACCCGCATGGTTCCCAGCTCCGCCGCCATGGCCGAGCCGGCCCGCGCCACGACCATAATGGACGCCAGTACCGGGCCCATCTCTCGGGCCATGGCCACGGCAACCGTACCCCCAACCATCGTCTCCATGTTTATCATCGAGAAGGTTTCATACCCGTGCAGGGCCAGCACCGCCCCGGTGAAAATGCCGGTGAACATCACGATGCTGAAGGATTTCACCCCAACGAATTCCATCTGTTTGATACAGTTTCTGAACCTGAGCGGGGGGATCACCGACAAACGGACGGCGTTATAGAACATGATGGTGATGCGTCCGAATTCTGCCAACTGATCTTTCAACCAATGGATGATAAACGGCTTGTAAGACATGTACGATAACCTTCTGTTGAAGAATATCTCCGGGCGCATTTGGAAGCATCGACGACGCCGAGATACGCGTTGTGTTGACGCGGACTATTTTGTTTTGATATCGAAAACGCCGTCCCAGTCTGCTTCCGGAGGATTGTGTTTCGCTTCAGTGATCCTGTCGATATAGAGGGCGGTTGGTTTATCGTCAGGAAATTGCACCTGCACTTCCTTGAAGATCGCCAGGGCCACATCCCAGTCCCGTTCTCTGGCCGCGGCCATCGCCTTTTCAAAGAGATGAACCAGTTTCTGAAGCTCTTGATCACCGTTTTGTTTGCCGAGCACTTCGTATATTTTCACCGGTTTGGTCTTTCCCTTTACCCGTACCAGGTCGAGTTCCCGGCACAGGATGAGCTCGTTGACGTGCTCGTAGGTGAATTCGGAGATGATAATGTTCGTACCGTAGATTTTATTGATGCCCTCAAGCCGGGACGCCAGGTTTACGTTGTCTCCCATGACGGTATAATCGAATCGTTTTTCCGATCCCATGTTCCCCACCGCGGCGAACCCGGAGTTGACGCCGATGCGGATTTCGAGCTTCGGCCTGCCTTCCCTTTTCCATTTCTCCTGCAGGTGCCCAAGCTCGCTCATCATATCAAGAGCCGTCAGGCACGCCTTGAGATGATGATCCGGCTGCTCCAGCGGCGCGCCGTAAACCGCCATGATGGCGTCGCCGATGTACTTGTCCAGGAGTCCCCGATGGGTGAAGACCACATCGGTCATTGCGGTGAGGTATTCGTTGAGAATGTGAACCAGTTCTTCCGGGCTGAGATTTTCCGAAAAGGTCGTGAAACCGGCGATGTCGGAAAACAGGATGGAGACCTCTTTCCTGTCTCCACCCAGGGTGAGCTTGGAGGGATCCTTGATAATCTCATCCACAACCGCCTCGGGGACGTAAAACTCGAAGGCGCTCTTGATCTGGCGTCCCGCCCGCTCCACGATGATGTATCGAATCAGGGTGAGGGTGGTATATGCCATGGCGACGGTGAGCAAAGGCGGCATGATCTCGATCCACGCCAGATTATGTCGAAACATGTACTCGGTGTATCCCAGCCATCCCGCCACTAGGATGATACTGACGATGGCGCCCTGCCAGGCGTTTACTCGGGGGAGGACGAATCCGAGCAGAATGCCGAAAATCAATATGACCAATATGACCAAAAACGGTTCCCAACGGGGTACGTAGAGGAAATCCTGGTGCAGGATGTTGTCGATAATGGTCGCGTTGATCTCCATGCCCGGGATCTCGCTGGTGAAGGGGGAAACCCGCAGATCATAGGTTCCCATTGCTACCGTTCCGATGATGGCGATCTTGTTTTCGAATTCGTCGGCGGAGAATTTCCCATGGTACACGTCGGTGAAAGAGTAATAGGGGTAGGTGTAAAGACCTCCCCGGTAGTTGATAAGCATACGGCCCTGGGGATCGACCGGGATTTCTATATCCCCCAGCTCGATTTTATAGGCGCCCTCTTCCCCGACGGAAATACCGGGTTTGGGGGCACCCAGGTAGGCCCGGGCCACCTCGAAA
It contains:
- a CDS encoding DUF2339 domain-containing protein; protein product: MDDNGRRNNNSTGGDDRIDTILQEMKLLRSEVSSLKERLSRLEETEQERPERTDDITAADRAKKPAAAVPARKEEKPKKPGPVKRVKSEGESLETRIGGRWLNRIGIVAVVIGVAFFIKYAFDNNWIGPTGRIVLGILSGLGLVGWGQYLYRTYRIYAQGLIGGGIAILYVSIFAAHDFYALIPYGAALVAVAFITAAAVILSAVGDDIALFIIVLVGGFATPLLLGFADDHQVSLLTFVTVLNLGVLAAAYQKNWKIINFLAFFATLIIFGLWADKYYIHESHLVPTQVFLTIFLVIFAALSFSYNITHRKKTSVWDLLLIFATAFSFFSASYANLTPEYESLMGVFAGGMAAIYFGLGYLTHRRNAGDSLLILGFYSVALAFVMVMIPIELDGAWITVGWATQAAALVWIGLAVQSRAVGIGGLALFLVVLGRLFILDFDVDITAETFRIILNERFLTALYVAAALGFGVYMTQRALKKDPGDTFRKVSATMFFIAAHFVMIAALSAEAYDYFEMKRAAVPVVQGDIYKFADAVLYAQRLSLSGIWMVYSAVLIVFGIAAKNRTARIFAISLFAVTIIKVFFFDLSRLERFYRIVSFIGLGVILLAVSYLYTRFKDSIIDLVIGDEQKPVQNTLREDNEDL
- a CDS encoding DUF4445 domain-containing protein; this translates as MSPCILTILPDDMTLSVETGTPLVEALNRAGIHLTLPCGGEGRCGKCLVRISTNAPPPTENDRRFLRESVLTEGLRLACSVLVTDSMEVHVPPALRINEAAGSWDDVRISTDHSESEERLGLAVDLGTTSIAAALVSLNSGRIYAQSSTLNPQAPYGADVISRINAVSKNPDSLNTLTRLAGGAINELAERMVKRLGTTPDRITRITVAGNPTMEHLFFGIDPTSIALAPFSPAFTDAQVKKAGDLGLKTDPDADVYLFPVISGYVGGDTLAFIHSARMHKDSQVMLGIDIGTNGEIVLSAGGRILACSAAAGPAFEGAQITHGMRADLGAIEGVVISDTDVTVTVKGDVPPRGICGSGLFDAVSEMLRARVLTEAGRITSPGAKNPLAERIRKDENGTEFVLSSANHNDSRIGGILGITQKDIRQVQLAKGAIQTGAEILLMEASLAWEDVDRVLIAGAFGNYLKPESIVGVGIIPPGLIGSIHFVGDAALTGAASVVADESAREEIEALAERIEYIELSSDSRFNERFIKRLSFSYT
- a CDS encoding MCE family protein is translated as MEDNTYTEVRVGFFILLGIFIITIITLFVGDRSLTHKTGYTLYAEFDNVSGLDLNGPVTVAGVDIGHVTDIELAGERARVKMTIRKEVPIYRDGTAEMRTYGALGDMYVMITPGDPVTGELADGDTITNTISPVDLSEVLRNVEYIADEISGVAENINAVFGTEEAKEDMRATISNIREASENIRIMTAKVNAGEGTLGKLMTDESLYYDVKDSTRALKDVADKVEEGEGTIGRLVQDDSLYTEAENAMRELRKSAEGIQEQTPISVMATIFGLIF
- a CDS encoding ABC transporter ATP-binding protein; protein product: MIRIVNLKKSFGDQEVLKGVNLTIQTGSINVILGRSGAGKSVLIKHIIGLLKPDSGEIYIDDVEITQLGDRQMDKIREQFSMLFQEGALFDSITVWDNVAFPLKERLNLPKSEIEKLVTKGIKEVGLAGMEHKIPAELSGGMKKRVALARALVTNPRIVLFDEPTAGLDPITENSIRDLIIRLHRTQKSTYVMISHNIEFTMNIADKIALLFDGKIIAEGTPDELCSSENTVIARYMNGNSER
- a CDS encoding ABC transporter permease, which produces MSYKPFIIHWLKDQLAEFGRITIMFYNAVRLSVIPPLRFRNCIKQMEFVGVKSFSIVMFTGIFTGAVLALHGYETFSMINMETMVGGTVAVAMAREMGPVLASIMVVARAGSAMAAELGTMRVTEQIDALITMSINPVKYLVVPRLVAGITMMPILASIFSLTGFAGSYFVGVKLLGINSGLFMANVTEIVNLEDYTNGMIKSVVFGLLLTLIACFHGFNARGGAEGVGKATNKAVVTGCVSIVVADYFLSALMFG
- a CDS encoding CHASE2 domain-containing protein; this encodes MKKFAIIIGIVISILVLILLRNNLFYTIENKVLDFRFLLRGPTQPGDEVVIIAIDEKTLDELGRWPFPRRYFAGVVKNLNKWGVSVIAFDMVFDEPDKYSGMETVDYIQEHIKDILTYDSKLTLFFAETRATLDSDYHFAMELDNTPKVVLAYFFHMNEKNIAHLTDEERENYYYYLDKKSSFGYVYKSSVYSNTDVIPEGVLPEPNIDIISKFSDGFGFFNVFPDLDGTNRWTQLVMRYKDRDVFFPSLAFEVARAYLGAPKPGISVGEEGAYKIELGDIEIPVDPQGRMLINYRGGLYTYPYYSFTDVYHGKFSADEFENKIAIIGTVAMGTYDLRVSPFTSEIPGMEINATIIDNILHQDFLYVPRWEPFLVILVILIFGILLGFVLPRVNAWQGAIVSIILVAGWLGYTEYMFRHNLAWIEIMPPLLTVAMAYTTLTLIRYIIVERAGRQIKSAFEFYVPEAVVDEIIKDPSKLTLGGDRKEVSILFSDIAGFTTFSENLSPEELVHILNEYLTAMTDVVFTHRGLLDKYIGDAIMAVYGAPLEQPDHHLKACLTALDMMSELGHLQEKWKREGRPKLEIRIGVNSGFAAVGNMGSEKRFDYTVMGDNVNLASRLEGINKIYGTNIIISEFTYEHVNELILCRELDLVRVKGKTKPVKIYEVLGKQNGDQELQKLVHLFEKAMAAARERDWDVALAIFKEVQVQFPDDKPTALYIDRITEAKHNPPEADWDGVFDIKTK